In a single window of the Anaerocolumna cellulosilytica genome:
- a CDS encoding exonuclease SbcCD subunit D, giving the protein MKFLHISDLHIGKRVNEFSMLEDQRYILNQILDIIDLEKPEGILIAGDVYDKSMPSVEAVQLLDEFLTKLLAKNKPVFMISGNHDSPERLGFGSQIVKDKGLHIAGRFKGSLLQETLTDEYGRVNIYLLPFVKPAMVRPYFEKDIESYEEAVETIIASEDMNPLERNILIAHQFVTSGQKQPERCDSESISLGGLDNVDINCFQAFDYVALGHLHGPQRIGRDTIRYAGSPLKYSFSEARQRKSVTILNVKEKGEIEIKLLPLKPLRDMREIKGPMGALIKAGQMEKEGALDYIHATLTDEEDIYDAVGQLRQVYPNLMSLDFENSRSSPGILEFAAADSEVFVRKSPLYLFTEFYEAQNNSDLTEEQEQIMREVLEKDRGEGEL; this is encoded by the coding sequence ATGAAGTTTTTACATATATCAGATTTACATATTGGAAAACGCGTTAACGAATTTAGTATGCTGGAGGATCAAAGATATATACTCAATCAGATACTTGATATAATTGATTTGGAAAAGCCGGAGGGCATATTAATTGCCGGAGATGTCTATGATAAAAGTATGCCCTCCGTGGAAGCAGTGCAGCTTCTGGATGAATTCTTAACAAAACTGCTTGCTAAGAATAAACCGGTTTTTATGATAAGCGGTAATCACGATTCACCGGAGCGTCTTGGTTTTGGAAGCCAGATTGTTAAGGATAAAGGATTACATATTGCAGGAAGATTTAAAGGCAGCTTATTGCAAGAAACCTTAACAGATGAATATGGCAGGGTTAATATCTATCTGCTTCCTTTCGTAAAGCCGGCAATGGTCAGGCCTTATTTTGAAAAGGATATAGAAAGCTATGAAGAGGCGGTAGAAACAATTATTGCGTCAGAAGATATGAATCCTTTGGAAAGAAACATACTCATCGCGCATCAATTTGTTACCAGCGGACAAAAGCAGCCGGAGCGTTGTGACTCTGAAAGTATCTCTCTTGGCGGACTTGACAATGTAGATATTAATTGCTTTCAGGCTTTTGATTATGTAGCGCTTGGACATCTACATGGGCCTCAGAGAATTGGAAGAGATACCATTCGGTACGCCGGCTCCCCTCTAAAGTATTCCTTTTCAGAGGCAAGGCAGCGAAAATCGGTGACTATCCTTAACGTAAAAGAGAAAGGGGAAATAGAGATTAAACTACTTCCTCTAAAGCCGTTACGTGATATGAGAGAAATAAAAGGGCCAATGGGAGCATTGATAAAAGCCGGACAAATGGAGAAGGAGGGGGCACTTGATTATATTCATGCAACCTTAACGGATGAAGAAGATATTTATGATGCAGTGGGACAGTTAAGGCAGGTATATCCGAATTTAATGAGTTTGGATTTTGAAAACAGCAGAAGCAGTCCTGGTATTCTGGAATTTGCGGCTGCCGATTCCGAAGTCTTTGTAAGAAAAAGCCCCCTTTATCTATTCACAGAATTCTATGAGGCACAAAATAATTCTGATTTAACTGAGGAACAGGAGCAGATTATGAGAGAGGTTCTTGAAAAAGACAGAGGGGAGGGAGAATTGTAA
- a CDS encoding ATP-binding protein — protein MSTEHMIKPPVEVQYEEELLALQENDTAKKPANWKLSPQAVRTFILGSKKPLIYKEKEYTIEKKYLGNDALVERCIVTLAGNRGLMLVGEPGTAKTMLSELLSAAISGVSTNTIQGTAGTTEDMIKYSWNYALLLAKGPVREALVPSPLYVGMENGIITRFEEITRTPAEIQDSLISVLSDKVLNVPELKEEGFLFAKQGFNVISTANTRDKGVNEMSSALKRRFNFETVIPIREAALEKQIIINEVNKLAKENQLELTVKEDVAELLASTYHELREGISSLGHQIDKPAAVMSTAEAVSVYYQTLMAGYYYGDGTISIEGLVQNLLGAVAKESREDLEKVKGYFNTVIRDKAAKEGGIWTKYYEARKWLR, from the coding sequence GTGAGTACAGAACATATGATAAAACCTCCCGTAGAGGTACAATACGAAGAAGAACTACTGGCATTGCAGGAGAATGATACTGCAAAAAAACCTGCTAACTGGAAATTATCTCCCCAGGCAGTCAGAACTTTTATACTAGGCAGTAAAAAGCCTCTGATTTATAAGGAAAAAGAATACACCATTGAGAAAAAGTATCTCGGAAATGATGCACTGGTTGAGAGGTGTATTGTTACACTGGCTGGAAACCGCGGACTAATGTTAGTAGGGGAACCGGGAACTGCAAAGACTATGTTGTCGGAACTTCTCTCAGCCGCTATCAGCGGAGTCAGTACCAATACTATTCAGGGAACAGCAGGAACTACAGAGGATATGATAAAATATTCCTGGAATTACGCCTTGCTACTAGCAAAAGGTCCGGTTCGGGAAGCACTGGTGCCATCTCCCCTCTATGTCGGCATGGAGAATGGGATTATAACAAGATTCGAAGAAATAACCAGAACACCAGCAGAAATACAGGACAGCTTAATCAGTGTCCTAAGTGATAAGGTATTAAATGTACCGGAATTAAAAGAAGAAGGTTTCTTATTTGCAAAACAGGGATTTAATGTAATCAGTACTGCTAACACAAGGGATAAAGGCGTTAATGAAATGAGCAGTGCGTTAAAGCGAAGATTTAACTTCGAGACAGTAATACCAATTCGTGAAGCAGCACTGGAAAAACAGATTATTATAAATGAAGTAAATAAGCTTGCAAAAGAGAACCAGCTGGAGCTGACTGTAAAAGAAGACGTGGCGGAACTTTTAGCCTCTACCTATCATGAACTGCGGGAAGGAATATCAAGTCTCGGACATCAAATCGACAAACCGGCAGCAGTTATGAGCACAGCTGAAGCAGTATCGGTTTATTACCAAACCCTGATGGCAGGATATTATTATGGTGACGGAACCATAAGTATTGAAGGACTGGTACAAAATCTACTGGGTGCCGTAGCAAAAGAAAGCAGGGAAGACCTTGAGAAGGTGAAAGGGTATTTTAACACGGTAATCAGGGATAAGGCTGCAAAAGAAGGTGGAATATGGACGAAATATTACGAAGCCAGGAAATGGCTGAGATAG
- a CDS encoding ATP-binding protein, producing MNIKRAKEEIKNTVLAYLAKDEYGNYYIPYLRQRPVLLMGPPGVGKTQIMEQIAGECKVALVSYTITHHTRQSAVGLPFIQKKMYNGKECSVTEYTMSEIVASIYDKIELSGLKEGILFIDEINCVSETLAPTMLQFLQYKSFGNRRIPEGWVIITAGNPPEYNRSVREFDTVTLDRVRRISVEPEFSVWKEYAYKQGIHGTIISYLDIRGENFYRIETTPDGTFFATARGWEDLSEVLHVSEKLSIPVTEDLVIQYIQYNTIARDFTNYYELYNKYKEVYTIEEILKGNISQNSIGKLKRAPFDEKLNVIGLLLSGLTDLFKEVFLTDSFVDILFSYLKEWKQQLYSIETVSPYELLTGLTLDEEKRLNLKIESGQADKVTVTLSNRIRSTLKEYATALWEKQGDTIEKADSAFTLVKSLFDREPVRRKEAIQKGMAALEYVFEFMETVFGEGQEMVIFVTELTVNFYSSKFIGEYGSEKYQKYNRSLLFEERHKDIMEEIKKL from the coding sequence ATGAATATAAAACGAGCAAAAGAAGAGATTAAAAATACCGTTTTGGCATATCTGGCAAAAGATGAGTACGGGAATTACTATATACCTTACTTAAGGCAAAGACCGGTCTTATTGATGGGGCCTCCGGGAGTAGGAAAGACCCAGATAATGGAGCAGATAGCCGGAGAATGTAAGGTGGCTCTGGTGTCATATACTATTACCCATCATACCAGGCAAAGTGCAGTTGGCCTTCCCTTTATACAAAAGAAGATGTACAACGGAAAGGAGTGTTCGGTTACTGAATACACCATGAGTGAAATCGTAGCCTCTATCTATGATAAGATAGAGTTATCCGGCTTAAAGGAAGGAATCCTATTTATTGACGAGATTAATTGTGTATCAGAAACACTGGCACCAACCATGCTTCAATTTCTTCAATATAAATCCTTTGGAAATAGGAGAATACCGGAAGGCTGGGTTATCATTACCGCCGGAAATCCACCGGAATATAATCGCTCCGTCAGAGAGTTTGATACTGTAACATTAGACAGGGTAAGAAGAATAAGTGTAGAACCGGAATTTTCTGTATGGAAAGAATATGCGTATAAGCAGGGGATTCATGGTACAATTATATCCTATCTGGATATTCGAGGTGAGAATTTTTACCGTATTGAAACAACGCCGGACGGCACCTTTTTTGCAACGGCAAGGGGGTGGGAGGATTTATCGGAAGTATTACATGTCAGTGAAAAGCTTTCTATTCCTGTTACAGAAGACTTAGTTATTCAGTATATTCAGTATAATACCATTGCCAGAGACTTTACCAATTACTATGAATTATATAACAAATACAAAGAGGTATATACCATTGAGGAGATTCTAAAGGGAAATATTTCTCAGAATTCTATCGGTAAATTGAAACGGGCACCATTTGATGAAAAACTGAATGTCATCGGGCTATTGCTTTCAGGTCTTACGGATCTATTTAAAGAAGTCTTCTTAACAGACAGTTTTGTGGACATCTTGTTTTCTTACCTTAAGGAATGGAAACAGCAATTATATAGTATAGAAACGGTATCACCCTACGAGTTGTTAACCGGGCTTACATTGGATGAGGAGAAGAGACTGAACCTAAAAATAGAAAGTGGCCAGGCAGATAAAGTCACAGTCACTTTATCCAACCGGATTAGAAGCACATTAAAAGAATATGCAACTGCATTATGGGAAAAACAGGGAGATACCATTGAAAAGGCTGACAGTGCTTTCACCCTTGTTAAGTCACTCTTTGACAGAGAACCTGTAAGACGGAAAGAAGCGATACAAAAAGGTATGGCTGCTCTGGAATATGTATTTGAATTTATGGAGACTGTTTTCGGAGAGGGGCAGGAGATGGTTATTTTTGTAACAGAGCTTACGGTTAATTTTTACAGTTCCAAGTTTATCGGTGAGTATGGCAGTGAAAAGTATCAAAAATACAACCGAAGCCTATTGTTTGAAGAAAGACATAAGGATATTATGGAAGAAATAAAAAAACTGTAA
- a CDS encoding DUF5682 family protein — protein sequence MDEILRSQEMAEIDEVLKEAFSYENPVLYFPIRHHSPACAFHLKKVIKEYEPECILIEGPSGANELLDLMAHEETCTPFAVYYSYRDSKGYINNEKEDYKCYYPYLDYSPELVAVREGIKHKLAVEFIDLPYSEILIASTEGKGLLKKAEKNNYNDDYLLSRNNYIEELLRKADIRSFDEFWEKYFEMNAMAEDTKTYVRHMLAYCVLSRLHSSEEELAAEGCFSREAYMAYKIFEKEKIYKKILVVTGGFHTPGLIKLRQDTEKEKDSVKLHSMDKDMEGVYLMPYSMEACDSLNGYSSGMPYPGFYQDIYKEYEKQNEKAYEETILKYIVSAGKEARKKEGYISSYDEICAYSMVQGLALLRGKTAPGVYDLMDSILSSFIKGEYNLSTNGPIRIVKKQLTGSSIGRLCKDAKVPPLVQHFESLCKKYRLNIRSTLSSEITLAIFSTERHRRVSEFFYQMEFLNTQFGRKVKGPDLRMKRDRNLMRETWKYKWSSQVVAALIDMSVYGGTLLEACTTIAFRRIQEDINSKEGTLLLTRMYEMGMTEQLPKLLYHLEGVLKKDSDFFSLVEAMSNFLMLEELNSLYLTRFDFKDLIQTAYEKILHLLPFMASLKEEDLPSSMTALKTMYQLLQRKEYEENKEVFYEALITLLKQDNLQTGLEGCIRGILYGSGHCTFSDIEKVCYGYMSGTHEKLLSGAKLFRGLFFTARDLVFVGSSFIKMMDEFIGSVTGEDFMLLLPELRIAFSYFTPREIDEIANKVAMYHGREGKDIAIMAEISPLTYEYGKALNEMVLQKM from the coding sequence ATGGACGAAATATTACGAAGCCAGGAAATGGCTGAGATAGATGAAGTATTAAAAGAAGCATTTTCTTATGAAAATCCGGTACTCTATTTTCCAATCAGACATCACAGCCCTGCCTGTGCCTTTCATCTGAAAAAAGTTATAAAAGAATATGAACCGGAGTGCATTCTCATTGAAGGACCGTCAGGAGCCAATGAATTGTTAGATTTGATGGCACATGAAGAAACCTGTACTCCCTTTGCCGTCTATTACTCCTACCGAGACAGCAAGGGATATATTAATAATGAGAAGGAAGATTATAAGTGCTATTATCCCTATCTTGATTACTCTCCGGAGCTTGTTGCAGTCAGAGAAGGAATAAAACATAAACTGGCAGTAGAATTTATAGATCTTCCGTATAGTGAAATCTTAATTGCTTCAACGGAGGGCAAGGGCTTATTAAAAAAGGCGGAAAAAAACAACTACAATGACGATTACCTCCTATCCAGAAATAATTATATAGAGGAATTACTTAGAAAAGCAGATATCCGAAGTTTTGACGAATTCTGGGAAAAATATTTTGAGATGAATGCTATGGCAGAGGATACCAAAACCTATGTCAGGCATATGTTGGCATACTGTGTACTTTCAAGGCTTCATTCCAGTGAAGAAGAGTTAGCGGCAGAAGGCTGTTTTAGCAGAGAAGCCTATATGGCCTATAAAATTTTTGAAAAAGAGAAGATTTATAAAAAGATTCTGGTAGTAACCGGAGGATTTCACACCCCAGGTCTGATAAAATTAAGGCAGGACACAGAGAAAGAAAAAGACAGTGTTAAATTACACTCCATGGATAAGGACATGGAGGGGGTTTATCTGATGCCATATTCTATGGAAGCTTGCGACAGTTTAAATGGATATTCCAGTGGTATGCCATATCCGGGTTTTTACCAGGACATATATAAAGAATATGAAAAACAGAATGAGAAGGCATATGAGGAAACGATATTAAAATATATTGTTTCTGCCGGCAAGGAAGCCAGGAAAAAAGAAGGATATATATCCTCCTATGATGAAATCTGTGCATATTCCATGGTTCAGGGGCTTGCCCTGCTGAGGGGGAAAACAGCACCGGGTGTGTACGATTTAATGGATAGCATTTTATCTTCTTTCATTAAGGGGGAATACAACCTATCCACTAACGGACCGATACGAATAGTAAAGAAGCAGTTAACGGGAAGCAGCATTGGCCGCCTGTGCAAAGATGCCAAGGTACCGCCTTTAGTACAACATTTTGAATCCCTGTGTAAAAAGTACCGCTTAAATATCCGTTCCACGTTGTCTAGTGAGATTACCCTTGCTATCTTTTCTACGGAAAGGCATCGTAGAGTCAGTGAATTCTTTTATCAGATGGAATTTCTGAATACACAGTTTGGAAGGAAAGTAAAAGGACCTGATTTGCGGATGAAAAGGGATAGGAATCTTATGCGGGAAACCTGGAAATATAAATGGAGCAGTCAGGTAGTCGCTGCTCTAATCGATATGTCCGTGTATGGAGGTACATTATTAGAAGCCTGTACGACGATTGCTTTTCGCCGCATACAAGAGGATATAAACAGCAAGGAGGGAACACTACTACTTACCAGAATGTATGAAATGGGCATGACAGAACAGCTTCCCAAGCTTTTATACCATTTAGAGGGCGTATTAAAGAAGGATAGTGATTTCTTCTCACTAGTTGAAGCAATGTCAAATTTTCTGATGTTAGAGGAACTTAACAGTCTGTATCTAACAAGATTTGATTTTAAAGATTTAATACAGACTGCCTATGAAAAGATACTGCACTTATTACCCTTTATGGCAAGTCTTAAGGAGGAGGATTTGCCCTCCTCCATGACAGCTTTAAAGACTATGTATCAACTATTGCAGCGTAAGGAATATGAAGAGAATAAAGAGGTGTTTTATGAAGCGCTTATTACTCTTTTAAAACAGGATAATCTTCAGACGGGACTAGAAGGCTGTATTCGTGGAATTCTTTATGGCAGCGGGCACTGTACATTTTCGGATATAGAAAAGGTTTGTTATGGATACATGTCAGGTACTCATGAAAAATTATTGTCAGGTGCTAAGTTATTCCGCGGACTTTTTTTTACAGCAAGAGATTTGGTTTTTGTTGGGAGCAGCTTCATAAAAATGATGGATGAATTTATAGGAAGCGTTACCGGTGAAGATTTTATGTTGCTGTTGCCGGAGCTTCGAATTGCTTTTAGTTATTTTACTCCAAGGGAAATTGATGAAATTGCAAATAAAGTTGCCATGTATCACGGAAGAGAAGGTAAAGACATTGCTATAATGGCAGAAATCTCACCTCTGACCTACGAATATGGAAAAGCGTTAAATGAGATGGTATTACAAAAGATGTAG
- a CDS encoding AAA family ATPase, which yields MRPIYLIMNAFGPYGSKIEVNFEVLKGQGLFLITGDTGAGKTTIFDAIAFALFGEASGSIRGADTFRSDFAEGTSKTFVEYTFEQKGKRYVINRNPRYIRPKKNGEGNTTENAEAVLTLPNGEVITGYKEVSNQVVDLLGITSKQFKQIAMIAQGEFLQLLLADSKERGEVFRRVFNTELYQNVQRTLKNKELEAKKSCENSERSILQYISGIHCPPGDVGDELKEKIATATIHSALDILDELQKLILEDAKEEKSLKSRLEELNLRIEEQVNLILRGKSINKIFSDLTTVNQKLEELLKDSKSMEFKETQVKAAETARHQVMFLEENAKKEKESENKIRLAIEQRKEEVERLTEEYKKVSAEYKKQLDKEPEREQLLHVINRLQSQLPQYRMVSEQKQNISKLSEEIKLLTEKFSNLQKQKEEHEKRKKVLKEELEGLKDTEVLLIAKQQERDNLEYREQGLKQVYAREKESVRLKEHSMEMVNRYKELETEYTGLSADYLHKETAFFREQAGIIAKNLTEGEACPVCGSTIHPHKAVLSHDAPSETLLISSKKEVEKKRSMLHKAGEEIAVNQKEQDKNEEVLREKWAEYLPNQVFVNEHTKRVNSIIEAFTSCKKCKEETEAACQELSQKKERKTACLELLEASERALQDASTLEAVVEKKRTHLVTELAAMEGAYENTKKDLEYTEEEARQKLNTWDKELACLKNALKDMEDTYHKLGQELKTKEALLENQNTEKDELVKRKEEALKLYQEKRIACGFLTEEDYQNAKIPEDEIKSLKESIDRYQDVLRTVRQESQRLTKETAGLNLQDIAKLEEKKVELEDEKKKINGAIEVVTTRLGMNVSVAEHLKKAVNAVETLQKEYLLLSRLSKTANGELAGKQKIAFEQYVQTFYFKQILSEANKRLKIMTNNRFELFCREEGMDLRSQSGLEIDVLDHYTGKQRPVKSLSGGEAFKASLSMALGLSDVIQRYAGGVEMNTLFIDEGFGALDSESLEQAIQTLQSLADKNRLVGIISHVTELKERIDRQIKIEKNSMGSIIQMQV from the coding sequence ATGCGCCCCATATACTTAATCATGAATGCGTTCGGACCTTATGGATCAAAAATTGAGGTTAACTTTGAAGTCTTGAAAGGTCAAGGATTGTTTTTAATAACAGGAGACACCGGAGCCGGTAAAACCACAATATTTGATGCCATTGCTTTTGCCTTATTCGGAGAAGCCAGTGGTTCTATCAGAGGTGCGGATACCTTTCGAAGTGACTTTGCGGAAGGGACAAGCAAAACGTTTGTTGAATATACCTTTGAACAGAAAGGAAAACGATATGTTATTAATCGGAATCCGCGATATATAAGACCAAAGAAAAACGGTGAAGGTAATACCACGGAAAATGCAGAAGCTGTACTGACCCTTCCTAACGGGGAAGTTATTACCGGCTATAAGGAGGTTAGTAACCAGGTGGTGGATTTGCTGGGTATTACTTCAAAGCAATTTAAACAGATTGCCATGATTGCACAGGGCGAATTCCTGCAATTACTCCTTGCTGACAGTAAAGAAAGAGGAGAGGTCTTTCGCAGGGTCTTTAACACAGAACTGTATCAAAATGTACAGCGTACACTAAAGAATAAGGAATTAGAAGCGAAGAAAAGTTGCGAAAATAGTGAACGGAGTATATTACAATATATAAGCGGTATTCATTGTCCTCCCGGTGATGTGGGAGATGAGTTAAAGGAAAAAATAGCCACTGCAACCATTCATAGTGCTTTAGATATTTTAGATGAATTACAGAAGCTTATTCTAGAGGATGCAAAAGAAGAAAAGTCACTAAAAAGCCGGTTAGAGGAATTGAATCTAAGGATAGAGGAGCAGGTAAACCTAATCCTTCGCGGAAAGAGTATAAATAAGATATTTTCAGACTTAACGACAGTGAATCAAAAACTGGAAGAACTGTTAAAGGATTCTAAAAGCATGGAATTTAAAGAAACGCAGGTAAAAGCTGCAGAAACTGCAAGACATCAGGTTATGTTTCTTGAAGAAAACGCAAAAAAAGAGAAAGAGTCTGAAAATAAAATACGCCTTGCTATAGAACAACGTAAGGAGGAGGTAGAAAGGTTAACCGAGGAATATAAAAAAGTTTCTGCGGAATACAAAAAACAACTGGATAAGGAACCGGAGCGGGAACAACTGTTGCATGTAATAAATCGGCTGCAAAGCCAATTACCTCAGTACCGGATGGTAAGTGAACAAAAGCAAAATATCTCTAAGTTATCGGAAGAAATTAAGCTGCTTACTGAAAAATTCTCCAATCTACAGAAACAGAAGGAGGAGCATGAGAAAAGGAAAAAGGTATTAAAAGAAGAACTGGAGGGGCTTAAGGATACAGAGGTTTTACTAATAGCCAAGCAGCAGGAGCGGGACAATTTAGAGTACAGGGAACAGGGGCTGAAACAAGTCTATGCAAGGGAAAAAGAATCTGTTAGGTTAAAAGAGCATTCTATGGAGATGGTTAACCGGTATAAGGAATTAGAGACAGAGTATACCGGATTAAGTGCAGATTATCTGCATAAGGAAACCGCTTTTTTTAGAGAACAGGCAGGCATTATAGCAAAAAACCTTACAGAAGGGGAAGCTTGTCCGGTATGCGGTTCAACCATTCATCCCCATAAGGCGGTTTTATCCCATGATGCACCCAGTGAGACTCTACTTATCAGTTCAAAAAAAGAAGTGGAGAAAAAACGTTCCATGCTGCATAAGGCAGGGGAAGAAATAGCCGTCAATCAGAAAGAACAGGATAAAAATGAAGAGGTTTTAAGGGAAAAATGGGCGGAATATTTACCAAATCAAGTTTTTGTAAATGAGCATACAAAAAGAGTGAATAGCATTATAGAAGCCTTTACTAGCTGTAAAAAATGCAAAGAAGAAACCGAAGCTGCCTGTCAGGAATTATCACAGAAAAAAGAGAGAAAAACGGCTTGTCTGGAACTGTTAGAAGCCTCTGAAAGAGCTTTGCAGGACGCAAGTACCCTGGAGGCTGTTGTAGAAAAAAAGCGTACCCATCTGGTTACAGAATTAGCAGCTATGGAGGGGGCTTATGAGAATACCAAAAAAGACTTGGAATATACCGAAGAAGAGGCCAGACAAAAGTTAAATACTTGGGATAAAGAACTTGCTTGTTTAAAGAACGCATTAAAGGATATGGAGGATACGTATCATAAACTAGGACAGGAACTTAAAACAAAAGAAGCTTTGCTAGAGAATCAAAATACAGAGAAAGATGAGTTAGTTAAGCGGAAGGAAGAAGCACTTAAGCTTTATCAGGAAAAAAGGATAGCCTGTGGATTTTTAACGGAAGAGGATTATCAGAATGCTAAAATACCGGAAGATGAGATAAAAAGCTTAAAAGAAAGTATTGACCGCTACCAGGATGTACTAAGGACAGTAAGGCAGGAAAGCCAAAGACTTACTAAGGAAACAGCGGGATTAAACTTACAGGATATTGCCAAACTAGAAGAGAAGAAAGTAGAATTAGAGGATGAAAAAAAGAAGATAAATGGGGCTATCGAGGTGGTTACCACCAGACTGGGTATGAATGTGTCTGTGGCAGAACATCTTAAAAAAGCAGTGAACGCGGTTGAGACCTTACAGAAGGAATATTTATTACTAAGCAGGTTGTCAAAAACAGCCAACGGAGAGCTTGCCGGCAAGCAAAAAATTGCCTTTGAACAGTATGTACAAACCTTCTACTTCAAACAAATCTTATCAGAAGCCAATAAAAGATTAAAGATAATGACAAACAACCGATTTGAGTTATTTTGCAGAGAAGAAGGGATGGATTTACGTTCCCAATCAGGTCTTGAAATTGATGTATTGGACCACTATACCGGAAAGCAGCGCCCTGTAAAATCCTTGTCAGGGGGAGAAGCTTTTAAAGCCTCCTTAAGTATGGCACTGGGCTTGTCAGATGTGATTCAGCGCTATGCCGGTGGAGTAGAAATGAATACTCTTTTTATCGATGAAGGCTTTGGTGCCCTTGATTCAGAATCCTTGGAGCAAGCAATACAAACGCTTCAAAGCCTTGCAGACAAAAACCGCCTTGTAGGAATTATATCCCACGTCACTGAATTAAAGGAACGAATTGACCGTCAGATTAAGATAGAAAAAAACAGTATGGGAAGTATCATACAGATGCAGGTTTAA